In a genomic window of Myotis daubentonii chromosome X, mMyoDau2.1, whole genome shotgun sequence:
- the LOC132223864 gene encoding protein C19orf12 homolog, protein MPLMVEEAMKPLCSLSEARKMKAAVKHAGRGALVTGAVAFVGGLVGGPPGLAVGGAVGGLLGAWMTSGQFKRVPQILMELPPAEQEKLLNQVTAIVRHLEWTDAVQLTMLVPTHCPAFRPAAPRLQSPHGF, encoded by the coding sequence ATGCCCCTGATGGTGGAGGAGGCCATGAAGCCGCTGTGCTCCCTCTCGGAGGCGAGGAAGATGAAGGCAGCCGTCAAGCACGCGGGGCGGGGCGCCCTGGTCACCGGCGCCGTGGCCTTCGTCGGGGGCCTGGTCGGGGGCCCGCCGGGACTGGCCGTTGGGGGCGCTGTCGGGGGGCTCCTAGGGGCCTGGATGACCAGCGGGCAGTTTAAGCGGGTCCCTCAGATCCTGATGGAGCTGCCGCCCGCCGAGCAGGAGAAGCTGCTCAACCAGGTCACGGCCATCGTCAGGCACCTGGAGTGGACGGACGCTGTGCAGCTCACCATGCTGGTCCCCACACACTGTCCTGCCTTCAGACCCGCAGCTCCCCGTCTGCAGAGCCCACACGGTTTCTGA